A portion of the Citrobacter rodentium NBRC 105723 = DSM 16636 genome contains these proteins:
- a CDS encoding bifunctional acetate--CoA ligase family protein/GNAT family N-acetyltransferase, whose product MSQRGLEALLRPKSIAVIGASMKPNRAGYLMMRNLLAGGFNGPVLPVTPAWKAVLGVLAWPDVASLPFTPDLAVLCTNASRHLALLEALGEKGCKTCIILSAPASLHHELMTCAARYKMRLLGPNSLGLLAPWQGLNASFSPVPIKRGKLAFISQSAAVSNTILDWAQQREMGFSYFIALGDSLDIDVDELLDYLARDSKTSAILLYLEHLSDARRFVSAARSASRNKPILVIKSGRSPAAQRLLHTSSGMDPAWDAAIQRAGLLRVQDTHELFSAVETLSHMRPLRGDRLMIISNGAAPAALALDELWSRNGKLATLSEATSQQLRDVLPSHVEIANPLDLRDDASIEHYTRTLDLLLASQDFDALMVIHSPSATAPGTESAQALIETVKRHPRGKFVSLLTNWCGEFSSQEARRLFSEAGLPTYRTPEGTITAFMHMVEYRRNQKQLRETPALPSNLTANTAQAHDLLQQAIAEGATSLDTHEVQPILQAYGLHTLPTWIASDSAEAVHIAEQIGYPVALKLRSPDIPHKSEVQGVMLYLRTANEVQQAANAIFDRVKMAWPQARIHGLLVQSMANRAGAQELRVVVEHDPVFGPLIMLGEGGVEWHPEEQAVVALPPLNMNLARYLVIQGIKSKKIRGRSALRPLDIAGLSQLLVQVSNLIVDCPEIQRLDMHPLLASAGEFTALDVTLEIAPFEGDNESRLAVRPYPHQLEEWVEMKNGERCLFRPILPEDEPQLQQFISRVTKEDLYYRYFSEINEFTHEDLANMTQIDYDREMAFVAVRRAEHSEEILGVTRAISDPDNIDAEFAVLVRSDLKGLGLGRRLLEKLITYTRDHGLRRLNGITMPNNRGMVALARKLGFSVDIQLEEGIVGLTLNLAPPEES is encoded by the coding sequence ATGAGTCAGCGAGGGCTGGAAGCGCTACTGCGACCAAAATCGATAGCCGTGATCGGCGCATCGATGAAACCCAATCGGGCGGGTTACCTGATGATGCGCAATCTGCTGGCGGGCGGTTTTAACGGTCCGGTGCTGCCGGTGACGCCAGCCTGGAAAGCAGTATTAGGCGTGCTGGCCTGGCCGGACGTCGCCAGCCTCCCTTTCACGCCGGATCTCGCCGTGCTTTGCACCAATGCCAGCCGTCATCTGGCGCTGCTGGAGGCGCTGGGAGAGAAAGGCTGCAAAACCTGCATTATTCTTTCCGCGCCCGCCTCTTTACATCACGAACTGATGACATGCGCCGCGCGTTACAAAATGCGCCTGCTCGGTCCCAACAGCCTGGGGCTTCTCGCCCCCTGGCAGGGGCTGAACGCCAGCTTTTCCCCGGTACCGATTAAACGCGGCAAACTGGCGTTTATTTCCCAGTCCGCTGCGGTTTCCAATACCATCCTCGACTGGGCGCAGCAGAGAGAGATGGGCTTCTCTTATTTTATTGCGCTCGGCGATAGCCTGGATATTGATGTTGATGAGCTGCTGGACTATCTCGCCCGCGACAGCAAAACCAGTGCCATTCTGCTCTATCTGGAACATCTCAGCGACGCCCGACGGTTTGTCTCCGCCGCCCGCAGCGCCTCGCGCAATAAACCCATCCTGGTCATTAAAAGCGGTCGCAGCCCGGCCGCCCAGCGTTTATTACACACCAGCTCCGGGATGGATCCGGCATGGGATGCGGCGATTCAGCGCGCCGGTCTGCTGCGCGTTCAGGACACCCACGAACTGTTTTCGGCGGTGGAAACGCTGAGCCATATGCGCCCTTTACGCGGCGACAGACTGATGATTATCAGCAATGGCGCGGCCCCCGCGGCGCTGGCGCTTGACGAACTGTGGTCGCGCAACGGCAAACTGGCAACGCTGAGCGAAGCAACCAGCCAGCAGTTGCGGGACGTGCTGCCTTCGCACGTTGAAATCGCCAATCCCCTCGATCTACGCGACGACGCCAGTATTGAACATTACACCAGAACGCTGGATCTGCTGCTCGCCAGTCAGGATTTCGACGCGCTGATGGTTATTCACTCGCCCAGCGCCACCGCGCCCGGCACCGAAAGCGCCCAGGCGCTGATCGAAACCGTGAAGCGCCACCCGCGCGGCAAATTTGTTTCGTTGCTGACCAACTGGTGCGGAGAATTTTCTTCTCAGGAAGCCCGTCGACTGTTCAGCGAAGCCGGTCTGCCCACCTATCGCACGCCGGAAGGCACGATCACCGCATTTATGCACATGGTGGAATACCGGCGTAACCAGAAGCAGCTGCGGGAGACACCGGCTCTGCCCAGTAACTTGACCGCCAATACCGCCCAGGCCCATGACCTGTTACAACAGGCGATTGCGGAAGGGGCGACGTCGCTGGATACCCACGAAGTCCAGCCTATCCTGCAGGCCTATGGTTTGCATACGCTTCCTACGTGGATTGCCAGCGACAGCGCCGAAGCGGTACATATTGCCGAGCAGATTGGCTATCCGGTTGCCCTAAAGCTGCGCTCCCCCGACATTCCGCACAAGTCGGAAGTTCAGGGCGTGATGCTTTACCTGCGCACGGCGAATGAAGTTCAGCAGGCTGCGAATGCGATTTTCGATCGCGTGAAGATGGCCTGGCCACAGGCGCGTATCCACGGACTGCTGGTACAAAGCATGGCGAACCGCGCGGGCGCGCAGGAGCTACGGGTTGTTGTCGAGCACGATCCGGTATTCGGCCCGCTGATTATGCTGGGAGAAGGCGGCGTGGAATGGCATCCGGAAGAACAGGCCGTCGTCGCACTTCCGCCGCTGAACATGAACCTCGCCCGTTATCTGGTGATTCAGGGTATTAAGAGTAAGAAGATCCGCGGGCGCAGCGCGCTGCGTCCGCTGGATATCGCCGGTTTAAGCCAGCTGCTGGTGCAGGTGTCGAATCTGATTGTCGATTGCCCGGAGATCCAGCGTCTGGATATGCATCCGCTGCTGGCCTCCGCCGGGGAGTTTACCGCGCTGGACGTCACGCTGGAGATCGCGCCATTCGAAGGCGATAATGAAAGCCGCCTTGCCGTACGCCCTTATCCTCATCAGCTTGAAGAGTGGGTGGAGATGAAAAACGGCGAGCGCTGCCTGTTCCGGCCTATTCTGCCGGAAGATGAACCTCAGCTTCAGCAGTTCATTTCCCGGGTCACCAAAGAAGATCTTTATTACCGCTATTTCAGTGAGATCAATGAATTTACCCACGAAGATTTAGCTAACATGACGCAGATCGACTACGATCGGGAAATGGCGTTTGTCGCCGTAAGACGCGCTGAGCACTCGGAAGAAATTCTTGGCGTCACGCGGGCGATCTCCGATCCGGATAATATTGATGCGGAATTCGCCGTGCTGGTCCGTTCAGATCTCAAAGGGTTAGGGCTGGGTCGTCGGTTACTGGAAAAGTTGATTACCTATACACGGGATCACGGATTAAGACGCCTGAATGGTATTACGATGCCCAATAATCGCGGCATGGTGGCGCTGGCCCGTAAGCTCGGTTTCAGCGTTGATATTCAGCTTGAAGAGGGTATCGTTGGGCTAACGCTGAATCTCGCGCCGCCTGAGGAATCGTGA
- the tapT gene encoding tRNA-uridine aminocarboxypropyltransferase, with the protein MTENAVLRLRAERLARATRPFLARGNRIRRCQRCLLPLKLCLCDTLSPSRANSRFCLVMFDTEPMKPSNTGRLIADTLPDTTAFQWSRTEPPQALLELVQNPAYQPMVVFPASYAGEEREVISSPPTGKPPLFIMLDGTWPEARKMFRKSPYLDHLPVISVDLSRLSTYRLREVHAEGQYCTAEVAIALLDLAGDTQAAGALGKHFTRFKTRYLAGKTQHQGSVTAESAESV; encoded by the coding sequence ATGACTGAAAACGCTGTTCTTCGGCTTCGCGCTGAACGTCTTGCGCGCGCCACGCGCCCTTTTCTCGCCAGAGGTAATCGCATTCGTCGCTGCCAGCGCTGTTTGCTGCCGCTGAAACTGTGCCTGTGCGACACGCTGTCGCCTTCCCGGGCGAACAGCCGTTTCTGTCTGGTGATGTTCGATACCGAGCCCATGAAGCCCAGCAATACCGGGCGACTGATTGCCGATACGCTACCGGATACCACGGCGTTTCAGTGGTCGCGCACCGAGCCGCCGCAGGCGTTACTGGAACTGGTGCAAAACCCGGCGTATCAACCAATGGTTGTTTTTCCCGCCTCTTACGCCGGAGAAGAACGGGAAGTGATCTCCTCCCCGCCCACAGGCAAGCCGCCGCTGTTTATTATGCTGGACGGCACCTGGCCGGAAGCGCGCAAAATGTTCCGCAAAAGCCCCTATCTCGACCACCTGCCGGTGATTTCCGTCGATCTGTCGCGCCTGTCAACTTACCGCCTGCGGGAAGTCCATGCCGAGGGGCAATATTGCACCGCCGAAGTGGCTATCGCCCTGCTGGATCTGGCTGGCGATACGCAAGCAGCGGGCGCGCTTGGTAAGCATTTTACCCGCTTTAAAACCCGCTATCTGGCAGGAAAAACGCAACATCAGGGAAGCGTCACAGCAGAATCAGCAGAAAGCGTTTAA
- the trxC gene encoding thioredoxin TrxC: MNTVCSSCQAINRIPDDRVEDAAKCGRCGHDLFDGEVINATGETLDKLLKDDLPVVIDFWAPWCGPCRNFAPIFEDVAEERSGKVRFVKVNTEAERELSARFGIRSIPTIMIFKNGQVVDMLNGAVPKAPFDSWLNESL; this comes from the coding sequence ATGAATACCGTTTGTTCCAGCTGCCAGGCCATCAACCGCATTCCCGACGATCGGGTTGAAGATGCGGCAAAATGCGGACGCTGTGGTCACGACCTGTTTGACGGAGAGGTGATCAATGCAACCGGTGAAACGCTGGATAAACTGCTGAAAGACGATTTACCGGTGGTCATCGACTTCTGGGCGCCGTGGTGCGGTCCGTGCCGTAACTTCGCCCCCATCTTTGAGGATGTTGCGGAAGAACGTAGCGGCAAAGTGCGCTTCGTGAAGGTCAACACCGAAGCGGAACGTGAATTAAGCGCTCGCTTCGGTATCCGCAGTATTCCAACCATCATGATCTTCAAAAACGGCCAGGTGGTCGATATGCTCAATGGCGCCGTGCCAAAAGCGCCGTTTGACAGCTGGCTGAACGAATCGCTGTAA
- a CDS encoding tRNA/rRNA methyltransferase — MNDELKNKSGKVKVMYVRSDDDSDKRTYNPRTGKGGGRPGKSRADGGRRPARDERTAQSRERQREESPWRTVSRAPGDETPEKADHGGISGKSFIDPEVLRRQRAEETRVYGENACQALFQSRPDAIVRAWFIQSVTPRFKEALRWMAANRKAYHVVDDAELAKASGTEHHGGVCFLIKKRNGTSVKQWVGNAQAQDCVLALENIANPHNLGGMMRSCAHFGVKGVVVQDAALLESGAAIRTAEGGAEHVQPITGDSIVNVLDDFRQAGYTVVTTSGDRGKPLFATALPEKMVLVLGQEADGLPDAARDPDDLCVKIDGTGNVESLNVSVVTGILLAEWWRQNKA; from the coding sequence ATGAACGATGAATTGAAAAACAAAAGCGGCAAGGTCAAAGTGATGTATGTCCGCAGTGATGATGATTCTGATAAACGTACCTATAACCCGCGTACCGGGAAAGGGGGAGGACGTCCAGGAAAATCTCGTGCTGACGGTGGCCGTCGCCCCGCCCGCGATGAAAGAACCGCGCAGAGCCGCGAACGCCAGCGCGAAGAGTCGCCGTGGCGCACCGTTTCCCGTGCACCGGGTGACGAAACGCCGGAAAAAGCCGATCACGGCGGGATCAGCGGAAAAAGTTTTATCGACCCTGAAGTGTTGCGCCGTCAGCGTGCGGAAGAGACTCGCGTTTACGGTGAGAATGCCTGTCAGGCGCTGTTCCAGAGTCGCCCGGACGCCATTGTCCGCGCATGGTTTATTCAGAGCGTCACGCCGCGCTTTAAAGAGGCGCTGCGCTGGATGGCCGCAAACCGCAAAGCCTATCATGTGGTTGATGACGCGGAACTGGCGAAAGCCTCCGGCACCGAACACCACGGCGGCGTCTGTTTCCTGATCAAAAAACGTAACGGAACATCGGTGAAGCAGTGGGTCGGGAACGCGCAGGCGCAGGACTGCGTGCTGGCGCTGGAAAACATCGCCAACCCGCACAACCTCGGCGGCATGATGCGCAGCTGCGCCCACTTTGGGGTGAAAGGCGTGGTGGTGCAGGATGCGGCGCTGCTGGAGTCCGGTGCGGCGATTCGTACGGCGGAAGGCGGCGCGGAGCATGTGCAGCCGATCACCGGCGACAGCATTGTTAACGTTCTCGATGATTTCCGTCAGGCGGGCTATACCGTCGTGACCACGTCCGGCGATCGCGGCAAACCGCTGTTTGCCACCGCGTTGCCAGAGAAAATGGTGCTGGTGTTAGGTCAGGAAGCTGACGGTCTGCCGGATGCGGCGCGCGATCCAGACGATCTGTGCGTTAAGATTGACGGCACCGGCAACGTCGAAAGCCTCAACGTCTCGGTTGTCACCGGCATCCTGCTGGCGGAATGGTGGCGCCAGAACAAAGCGTAA